In Amycolatopsis endophytica, the following are encoded in one genomic region:
- a CDS encoding amidohydrolase family protein yields MTDPRNPGPDPNPHAPAVALPSGACDAHCHIFGPTAKFPYAPERTFTPPEVPKEDLLALHRLLGLDRAVIVQSACHGTDHAALLDALDAGEGRYRGVALIRPTTPVDEVKRLHEAGVRGARLHFTPHLGPAPTQETIDAVVGLIRPFGWHIALHVAGNGIAEHADLVRSLGVRVVIDHMARVDLRQGLNSEAVQSLLRLLDDGDVWVKLSGADRIATAPPSWADSAALARLLATEAPERVVWGTDFPHPNTDFVPNDGDLADLIAEITPDPEALLVTNPTRCFFTED; encoded by the coding sequence ATGACCGACCCCCGCAACCCCGGCCCGGACCCGAACCCGCACGCACCCGCCGTCGCGTTGCCCTCCGGCGCGTGCGACGCGCACTGCCACATCTTCGGGCCGACCGCGAAGTTCCCCTACGCGCCGGAGCGCACCTTCACACCGCCCGAGGTGCCGAAGGAGGACCTGCTGGCGCTGCACCGGCTACTCGGCCTCGACCGCGCGGTGATCGTGCAGTCCGCCTGTCACGGCACCGATCACGCGGCGCTGCTCGACGCGCTCGATGCCGGCGAGGGCCGGTATCGCGGGGTCGCGCTGATCCGGCCGACCACGCCCGTGGACGAGGTGAAACGCCTGCATGAGGCCGGTGTCCGTGGCGCCCGCCTGCACTTCACCCCGCACCTCGGGCCGGCGCCGACGCAGGAGACCATCGACGCCGTCGTCGGGCTGATCCGGCCGTTCGGGTGGCACATCGCGCTGCACGTCGCGGGTAACGGTATCGCCGAGCACGCGGACCTGGTGCGGTCGCTGGGCGTGCGGGTGGTGATCGACCACATGGCCCGCGTCGACCTGCGGCAGGGGCTGAACAGCGAGGCGGTCCAGAGCTTGTTGCGGCTGCTGGACGACGGCGACGTGTGGGTGAAGCTCAGCGGCGCGGACCGGATCGCGACGGCGCCGCCCAGCTGGGCCGACTCCGCCGCGCTGGCGCGGCTGCTGGCCACCGAGGCGCCGGAGCGCGTGGTGTGGGGGACCGATTTTCCGCACCCGAACACCGATTTCGTGCCCAACGACGGCGACCTGGCCGATCTGATCGCGGAGATCACGCCCGATCCGGAGGCGCTGCTCGTCACCAACCCCACGCGGTGCTTCTTCACGGAGGACTAA
- a CDS encoding SDR family NAD(P)-dependent oxidoreductase, translating into MTGRLDGKVAIVTGAGSVGPGWGNGRAAAVLFAREGAKIFAVDLKEEALAETVRTVESEGGTIRTHLCDVTDSAAVTTMVEACRTGFGRVDVLVNNVGGSRKGGPVELAEQDWHSQLDYNLTSVFLTCKHVIPVMKAQGGGAIVNTASTSGTRWTGSAQAGYASAKAGVIQLSKVIAVQHAPDGIRVNTVVPGQLHTPMVEARLAGQRAGGDVDALLAQRQARIPLGFAGDGRDTAYAALFLASDEARFVTGTEIVVDGGMTARCD; encoded by the coding sequence GCGATCGTCACCGGCGCGGGCAGCGTCGGCCCCGGATGGGGCAACGGCAGGGCCGCCGCCGTGCTGTTCGCCCGCGAAGGCGCGAAGATCTTCGCCGTGGACCTGAAAGAGGAGGCACTGGCGGAAACCGTCCGGACCGTCGAGTCCGAGGGCGGCACGATCCGCACCCACCTGTGCGACGTGACCGACAGCGCGGCGGTGACGACGATGGTCGAGGCGTGCCGGACCGGGTTCGGGCGTGTGGACGTGCTGGTCAACAACGTCGGCGGCTCGCGCAAGGGCGGGCCCGTGGAACTGGCTGAACAGGACTGGCACAGTCAGCTGGACTACAACCTGACCAGCGTGTTCCTCACCTGCAAACACGTCATCCCGGTGATGAAGGCCCAGGGTGGGGGCGCGATCGTCAACACCGCTTCCACGTCCGGCACCCGCTGGACCGGCTCCGCCCAGGCCGGATACGCCTCGGCGAAGGCCGGGGTGATCCAGCTGTCCAAGGTGATCGCCGTGCAGCACGCGCCGGACGGCATCCGCGTCAACACCGTGGTGCCGGGTCAACTCCACACCCCGATGGTCGAGGCGCGCCTGGCCGGGCAACGCGCGGGCGGTGACGTGGACGCGCTGCTGGCCCAGCGTCAGGCACGCATTCCGCTGGGCTTCGCGGGCGACGGCCGTGACACCGCGTACGCCGCGTTGTTCCTGGCCTCCGACGAAGCACGCTTCGTCACCGGTACCGAAATCGTCGTCGATGGCGGGATGACCGCGAGGTGTGACTGA